The Suncus etruscus isolate mSunEtr1 chromosome 15, mSunEtr1.pri.cur, whole genome shotgun sequence genome contains the following window.
CAATGGCTCATAGATGCCTCCTGGCGGCAGTGAAGCGAACGAGTCCAATCCAGACAGTCCAGCAGGTCCTGCCCTTGTCGGACATTCCTGAGTTACTCTGAACTTTGGGGGACTCCTCCCTTGCTGTTGAGAatggcccccctcccaaaaaaaaaaaaaggaagttgagggCCAGGAACTTCTCGGCTTGCATGGCACTTTTGCAAGTCTGACCCAGGCCTGACCCAGGCTTTTGCACTACCCCAGACTACGTGGACGGGGGCCCCAAACCGCAAGTGCAAACCAAGGCGTGTGGGTGCAGAATCTAGAttagccccccctccccccgaaGCAAGCAGGGGCTGGGCCAGAGGAgtaagtaaagcacttgccttgcacatgatgtcCTGTCTAGGATGTCTGTCTATTAAAAGCAGATGTGCGGGTACAGCGGGGaggatgtttgcattgcacgcaACCAACCATGGTTCCATCTCCAGCTTCTAATATAGTCCCCTTACTCTCCAGaattaatttagttttgtttttgggccacatctggcagagcgcaagggttactgctggctctgttctcagaaatcctaccagtcttgggggaccatatgggaagctgaaaatcgaacccgggtcagcaaatgactactcactgtgctatcactttgtcccttccaagaataattttcagggcccggagagatagcacagtggcgtttgccttgcaagcagccgatccagaaccaaaggtggttggttcgaatcccggtgtcccatatggtcccccgtgcctgccaggagctatttctaagcagacagccaggagtaacccctgagcaccgccgggtgtgctccaaaaaacaaaataattttcgaGCATGTAGccaagaatgacttctgagcaccacagggtgtggtccaggCCCCCTCCAGTAAAAGAGCccttgatggggccggagagagcacagcgatagggtgtttgccttgtatgcagaaagacggtggttcaaatcccgggatcccatagggtcgcccaagcctgccaggagcgatttctgggcgtagagccagccaggagtaacctctgagcgctgccggttgtgaaccccccccccaaaaaaaaaaaaaaaaaaaaaaaaaagcctttcaaATCTCTCCAGgagggccttgcaagcagctgacccggaTGGATCAGAGTTTGACCCTCgccatgccatatggtccctctcgcctgccaggagcgagcgatttctgagcgcaaagccaagattcaaccccgagcaccactaggtgtggcccaaaaacatcccccaaaaaagggggagtGGGGcagaggtagcacagcagaagggcgcttgccttgcatgtggccagcactGGGCAGATcccgtttgattcccagcatcccatatagtccccagagcttgccaggagcgattctaagcctagagccaagaggaacctgagcgctgccaggtgtaactcaacccccccaacccccaaaatttCTCACAGAGTGAGCCTGAAACAGTTGCTGTGGCCCACTTCCACTCTTTCCCGCTGCCTGGTCCCCTTGAGCAACACCTGGATGATCCCCAAGCTTGCAGAATGTGGGCTCCCCCAGGAATCACAGCGGGGGGCCTCATCTATGATCCTGTCCAACACAGAGGCGTCCTGCCCACCCCCCATCTTGGACTTTGTGGACAACTTCCTCAGCAACATCCAAGAGCAGTTCCTGTGTCCCATGCTGGTGACCGTGTTCCTACTGGCTGTAGCCGGCAATGGCCTAGCCCTGTATCGTTTTGCCACTCGAGAGTCAAGGCCCTGGCACCCAGGTGTGGTCTTCTCGGCACAATTGGCCGCCAGCGACCTGCTCTACGCGTTGACGCTGCTGCCACTGGCCGCCTACTTCTACCCACCCAAACACTGGAGCTACGGGGCGGCCCTCTGCCACCTGGAGCGCTTCCTCTTCACCGCCAACCTGCAGGGCAGCACCATCTTCCTGGCCTGCATCAGCCTCAACCGCTACGTGGGGGTAGTGCACCCCTTCTTCATGCGCAGCTGGGTGCGGCCCAAGCACGCCTGGGCAGTGAGCGCAGCGGGCTGGGCGCTGGCGGCTGTGCTGGCGGTGCCCACTCTGCATTTCACCCAGCTCCAGGAGGGCCAGGCTGGCCGCAACTGCTCCAGGGACGAGTCAGCTGGCTGCACCCGGTGCCTGAGCACTGTGGCCCATGGGAACCTGGAGGCCTACTGGGCCTACAGCCTGGCGCTGGCTGTGCTGGGCTGCGGGCTGCCTCTGCTGGCCACGCTGGCGGCCTACACAGCGCTGGTGAGGGCACTGTGGCAGAGCCCCAGCATCACGGCAGCTGAGAAGCGGCGGGTAGTGGCACTGGTGGCCAGCGGCCTGCTGCTCTACGCCGTCTCCTATGTGCCCTATTATGCCGCCTGGCTGTCCAACCTGTGGTTCCGGCGCCGCTGGAACCAACGCTGCCCGCACTTTGCTACCAAGGAAGAGGCGAAGGAGGTACTGAATCTGGGTGCCTATGGGGCCTACCAAGTGGCGCGGGGCCTGGTGCCATTAGCCATGTGTGTCCACCCGCTGATCTACATGGCTGTGGCGTCCAGCCTGGGCTGCTGCCAGCCGCGCCTGCCAGGCAGCGAGGAGCAGGACAAGGGCAGAGGACAGGCCCGGCCTCTCCATGTCATGGCCGCCCACCAGGGCTTAAGGACCTCTGAGCCGTGCCCACCAAGTAGCCCGTCCTAAGCACTGAGACCCCAATACCTCTATTCTGAAGGAGGACCCGGATTGGGAGTGACAagactgtttttgtttggttgttttggggccacacctagcagcacttgtggttgactcctagctctgtgctcagaaattaccgctggcaggctcaggggaccatatgacatgccgGGCATCCAAtcctggtcagttgtgtgcaaggcaaacgccctccctcccCGCTCTGCTATCATCTGGCCCATAACAAGACCTTTGGAACCAGAGACAGCAGTGGGGAGGGTCATGACCCCTCCTCAAATAAAAGACTGCAGAGGGTAGGGGTATGAACGGAGTTTTTTATTGACCTCGAAGCACCCTTCCTTGCTTCTGTACCTGCCTTTTTGGTACTCTCGGATCCAGAGCCAGGCAGCAGCATGACGGCCATGGCTGGTGGCTTAGTTGGTGGATGGCCTGTGGAGGAAGACAAAAACGGGAGGAGGGTAGTGTGTATGTTGGGGGGGGCTGTTCAAGGCAATAACAGGAAGGCTACCCGGCAAGCCTATGGGACAGGCTGGCAATGCAAAAAGGACAGAGATGAGCAATAAAGGAGTGAAATCCCCACAGGCTGGAGGCTCTCAACCTGGGGCAGGATGCTTGGGTGGAAGGGACAGGAAGAAGACTGACCCACCGACATTTTTGTGGTGGGCTGGGGGAGGCAGTAAGGGGAAGGCACAACCCCTTTAAGCGCGGCTCACTCACTTGGCCCATTCAACGTTGAGGATGAGGTGGTCATAGCCGAAGCCAGAGACCCCCGCGATGGCACGTGCGGCATCCTCACGACGGTGGAAGCTGATGAAGGCAAAGCCCTAGGAGAAGGGGAGACACATTGAGGATTCAGGTGAGCTTCGAGCCAAACGGGGCCAGAAATGCCCGCCCCCACCTAGGCCCCACTAATGTACCTTGGACTGGCCAGTGGTCTTGTCCTTGGCCAGGTAGATGCGGGAGATGGAGCCAAAAGGCCGGAAGAGCTCCTGCAGGTCGGTCTCACGAGTGTCCTCGGACAGGTTGGTGACTCGGATGGTGGCATTGTCATCACCTGGGCAGATATCGAATGGGGAGCAGTGAGgtggtggtatgtgtgtgtgtatgaggaaATCACAGGGCAGGGGAACTAAGAGGTGATGGTCAAGGCAGGTGCCCGCCCTCCCGTCTCACTTCTGCGATTGGGCTGCATGGACTCTCCACGGCGGCTGGCTCCATCACGCAGGCTCGGTGGCACGTACTTCCCGGTCTTGCTCTGGGCCGCCTGCATGGGTTCCAGCTCTGGAAGACAAGGCCAGGGCTAAGGTGACAGGGAGCAGAGGAGAGGCCGGGGAGATGGGCAGAGACTAGGGGTCTGATTCCTGGGGGGCAGCCAGTGCAGAGCCACGTCCCTGAGCTGTGCCCACCAAAGAGAATTCCCTGCCATAACCTGCCCATGAGACCACACCCCCAGAACGAAGCACCACCCCTTCCCGTGTAACCACGCCCACCAAAGGATCCTCCCTCTGGTCATACCCACTCAGTCTACCAGTGACCAAACTCTTTATCGAAGCCACGCCCCCAAACATATCCCGCCCCTCCCATATATTAGCATAAGCCACCCCCTTTCCCAAAGCCCAGCAAGCACTCCCTCTCATCGCCCCGCCCAGCGCTGGCACCTCCTGGCAGCTTTTCCTTCTCGCCCGTGGACAGGCCCAGCTGCTCTGCCAGCTCCTTCTGCATGGGCCCCAGGGTGTCCTTGTAGGGGCAGCGTGTGGTCCAGTGGTCGCCCTTGCAGATGCGGCACGACACGATCTTCTGGCCCTTGAGCTTGTTCATTGGGTCTTCCTCCTCTTGGCAGTTAagatcctggggggggggggggcaggaggtgCATCTCAGAGGTGCCCCCAAGACTGCTGCCCAGCGCTGCTGGCTCCGCTCAAACCCCAATGGGGGCCTGCACTGACCTCTTTGCTGGTGATGAAGGTCATGGACACATCGTCACTGACTGTGGTGGTGGCCACGTTGGGCCCTGGGGGGTCATACTCGGAGTTTCCAAACTTCTTCCAGTTCTGGATTCGGGAGAGGGACAGAGGAGGGGGGAGATCCAGGTCAGGAGGGGCCCTCGGCAGCCCTTTCTGGGGCTGAACCCCATTCCTCACACTCTCTAAACACCTGATGGTAACCGGGGACAAGGGGATCAAAGTATGGGGGGGTAGAGGGGGGAAAATGTACCCTAACAACTGCCCGGGGGTGGGGGTCAAAGAGGCTGATGGCCCTAGTGGGAGCAATGTTGGGGATGTCCGGAGTCACCCAAACTTTGCAGGAGGTCGTGGACACATTGTCGCTGACCATGGTGGTGGCCACGTTGGACCCTGGACGGTCAAAACCGTGCTAGGCACTAGCCGAGCAGACACACACTCTGGGCCTCTCAGGCTCATGTAGGGATATCCTTGGGGCGCAGCCTCTGGGTGTGCAAACAGCACAACCACAGTGAACAGCTCAACCAAAAGATGTGCCAGGCCTGGCACGGCTCCTCCGCCTTGCAATGGGGCAGGCAGGGGCTGCTGAGTTTAGGCCCAGGAGTGGCAACAGGCACCAGGAGTGCGACAGCGACCCCTGGTGAGCACAGCCCGAACGTATGTCAAGTCAAGTCATACCCACAATAAAGGGTGAAATAAAGCCCCACCGCACCTCAGCGTCCTCTCCCATAAACCAGGGCCACAGTATCCCTGCCTCCCTGGGGTGCCAAGGGCCCTGAAGGAGAGTAACACTTCCTGACAGGCACACGGCCAAGATTCAGCATGGCTGTAACTCCACCACTGGTGGGTGACACACCCTGGATAAGGGAAGATCTTAGCCCACCACCCTGTAAGGAGTCCCAGATTTGGGGGACCCTCAAACAGTGCTGGGAAGCTGGGTCTCACCtttctgctttttttgggggggtgaggagagaagtttgagtcacacttggcagtggtcaggggaccctatggggtggtggggatcgaacccgggccaGCAAGGCACAAGGAAAGAGCCCTGGCCTCTGGATTCTCGCTACTCTTGCCCTCACCTTCCTCCTCGCCACAGCCTTGGATGCTTTCCGGGTCTCAATTCTGAAGGTCCTGACGATCTGTGGGTGGAGGAGACAGGAAATGAAAACCCTGAGCCTTGAGGTTCTGAAGGAACATCACCCCCTTCCTGACCCAGTTTTCCCACGGACTCAGCCTCactttagtttctatttttttttgggggggagacactaccagcagtgctcaggcttactcctgactctgcgctcagggaattattcctggcagtgctgggaggccCTATGGGATCTGGAGATTGGTGCCCCCCCAGCTGTGCTGCCACTCCGGACCCTCACCTTGAACTTCTTGCCATCTTCATCAATCTTATACTCGGTCACCGTCTTGATGTTTCCGTTGATAACTTCCTTCGGGGGCGGCAATGGGGCTGAGACAGGGGGAAGTAAGAGTTCCAGAAACTGAACCAAGGAGGAAGgcgtggggggggggcgggggggggaggCAGGAGAAACAAAAAGGGGCAGAGGGAGTGGGGTGTCGCCGTTGGTCCCTCACCTCCGGGAAGCAGCTCCGGCTCTGGACTGGTGTCCCCAGGAGCCAGAGGGATCCCCTTCAGAAGTTCGCTGGTGACGCATTTGTCTGCAAGAGGGGTGTACGGGGTGGGTTGTCAGACGtggtggttgggggggggggtcacgctTGGGGTGATGCTGGGAGCTGGCACACGAGGTGAAGGGGGAATAGGTGGAGTCCTGGAGGGGGTCAGGGCTCCCCTCATGCGAGATCAAGCATCTGGGATCGCTGGGAAGGGGGGGATCGAGATCTTGGGGTGCGCTTTCCAGGCTGAGGCCTGCTCTGAAGACTTTGGGCCCAGAGTGGAGGTTCAGTGGACCCGGCGGGAGCTGGACACAGCTGACCAGGCTGTCAGTGAGGGGGTCCCACGGCTGTGATTGGGGTCCCAGCCAGCCTGGGGGTGACTGCGGGGCGGCCGGACGCACTCACcgtcctctccttcctcctccacctggTCGGCCCAGCTGGGCTTGGAGCTGCAGAAAGAAATGTGCAGGAAAGTGGGGTCGGAGGTCAGCGAGGGCCTCTCCCCGGGGTCCCGGCACAACCCCCGGCGTCATCAGAGCCCCAGCCACCCCACGATCGGCCTCCCGGGCCCCGCCGCGCCGCCCCCCGACTCACTCAAAGTCTCCGGTAGGCATCGCGGAACCTTCTCCACGCAGCCCAGGTCCGGGCCAGAGACCGGAAGTGGGGCGCAACGAGACTTCCGGCGTCTCCGTCTAGAGTAGCCCGGCGGGACGGCCTGGCGCGCCCCCTGGCGGTGGGAGGTGGAAGCAGCGCTGTGGGAATCTGGGGGCCCCAAGGGAAGATGTCATTTATTCTAGTGGTTACGAGGAGAATTACATATGAATTGGGatcggagagacagcatggaggtagggcgtttgccgtgcatcagaaggacggtggttcgaatcccatatggcatcccctAGGGTTTCCcccccctagagcctgccaggagtgatttctgagcacagagccaggaggaacccctgagtgttgctgggtgtgacccaaaaaccaaaaaaaacaaaaaggaattacATATTAATGGTGgttggatggtgaggcctttcttggccaggCCAGgcgcctgcaaccccttccagccAGCCAGGCGGGTGCGAAGGTTCAGTGTagcagcgaggaaatgatccacaaggcaatcaggttcaggagacatcagctttattcaaggccctaaccatcatgtgtggcttctaagcttaaACCTTTTAACCTGGCTCCATAAGCCTCCCTGTACTTAGACCTGTTTCTTATCTCTCCATGATGCCAAATCTTCCAGTTGCTTCTTGCTTCTCTCTGCTGACTCCtcacccctgaggcaaccctTCCTTTTCTTACCTTCCATAGACCtctcccagaagtgggctggtctgaccaacaggtaatattagcattttgcCATGGGAGGGGGTGAcagttatgttttttgtttgttagtttgtttggaggccacacccggtgatgctcagggattctgcCAGAGTCTGCACCTaggagtcattcttggtggtacctagggaaccatctggggtgctagggatcgaatccCAGTTGCCaatgtacaaagcaagtgactGCTTTGCTGTACTCTCTCAAAtccttatcttcttttttttttttttttttttttttgtggtttttgggtcacacccggcagtgctcaagggttattcctgactccaggctcagaaattgctcctggaaggcacaggggaccatatgggacaccaggattcgaaccgatgacctcctgcatgaaaagcaaacaccttacctccatgctatctctccggccccttcttgtttgtttttgcaccacaccaaGCCGTGCTCAGGgctgcctcctggctctgtattcaggagtcactcctggtaagcctcataaatgctgggattgaacctagatctgtTGGCTGTCTGCcaaggcaagaaccctgcctgctgtactatcactctagcacctctcctgatatttttttttaactccttgcttaggcttactcctgatagACTTGGGACTCTGTGAGATGCCAGGGTTAGAACcaggattagccatgtgcaaggaaagcatcttatctgctgtcctatcactctggacccccccattctgttttgtttttgttttttggaggccacacctagaggcTCTCAGTTATCCCTGGctgtgttcctggcaggctcaggggaccatatgggatgccagggatcgattccaggtaggccgtgtgcaaggcaaacatcctaccccctgtactatcattccagtcccccatctgtgtttttttattttgtttttttggggttacacccggcagcgctcagggttactcctggctctatgcttagaaatcgcccccggcaagctcgggggaccatatgggatgctgggattcgaaccaccgtccttctgcgtctaaggctatctctccaccccccccaccccatccccgtgTTTTTAAAGACACGGGACCCTACATTCGTGGCTGCCAAACTGTGGACAGCAAGGAGACAGAGAGATCTCTGGGAGAGCACTTTCGGGGAGCAGGGCCATGGTGGGTTGGTCTGAATCATTCAATCCTCTCCTTAACCAGTTGTCAGCAGGTCAGCATGACAGACACCTCGAGATGGTTTATCAGAAAAAGGACATAAACCCCGACCAAGCAGGGATTAGGGCAGAACTGCTGAGGGAGACAAGCCACTAAAGGGTCATCTAAGAGCTGaacccagggctcccacatgcagaTGGATTTTAAGTCTCTGTAGCCTGAAGACTATTTTGGGGGGGTAAAgaagtttggggccacattgagCCATGTCTAGGCGTCACTCCCACCGTCCTTGGGGTACTCTGCAATGTGTAGTATTAAAGCTTGgctggggaggggccagagagatagcacagcggtagggcgttttgccttgcacacagctgattcaggacggaccttggttctctccctggcatcccatatggtcccccaagcctgccaggagcgacttatgagcacagagccaaggggtaacccctgagcaccatgcagtgtgtcctcccccccccaaaaaaaaaaaaaagctaggctgggggtccagagagatagcacagtggttcggcatttgccttgcaagcagccgaccaacagtggtttaaatcccggcatcccatatggtcccccgtgtctgccaggagcaatttctgagcacagagacaggagtaacccgagtgccaccgggtgtgacccaaaaagggggaaaaaaaaactaggtTGAGTACATGCTATGTGTATgtatccactatattatctcattacctaactcccatttatttttgtttgtaatttttggggggttggtcacatccgacagtgctcagaggtcatgcctggctgtgcattcaggaatcacttctgggggtactcagggaaccatattgttccgctgcatgcaaggcaagtgcctgcactatggctccggccccccTTGTATGTTTTCTTGTTAGTTTGGGGTATATGCTCTTTGGTcccttctggctgtgctcaagccttactctgggctctggactcagactaactcttggtggtgctgtGGGATCAAACTTGTCAACTGGGTACAAGttcctgtctgctgtactatctggcccGTCTCCTTGACTTTTTTTGGATCTGGGACCACAACTAGtcatgctcaaggttactcctggtgggcttaggggaccatgtagggtgccagtgtcagctgcatgcaaggcaaatgccttatctgctgtcctTTCCAGCTGCtgataaatatttttgcttttgggtcacacccagtggctctcagggattactcctggctctgtgttcagaaatcactccttgtaggcacaggggaccatatgggatgcagggattcaaaccactatctgttctagatgggttggctgtgtgcaatgcaaaatgccctatggctgtgctatctctccagcccgataaATATGTTAAAGCAAATTTTTAGTGTTTCCTTGGAGGCCTGAAACCCCACTGTCATGACCTCTATTGTAATTCATGGTGCttcaagtaaaacaaaaacatgaataaaGATGCCAAGCTTGCAAAATGACCCACTAAAGCCCAATCATATCAAGTGGCATATTGAGTGCCCTGAGCAAACCAGGGGTCACCCCAGAGCTGCATTTAGCCCAGAAGAATGTGGAGAACTTGCCCCTGGTTGGAAAAGGCTGGACAAGCTGCAGTACTGCTGAGCACACCCAAGAAACCTACTTATTCTCCTGGAGACTCACCAAAGCCTGTCCTACATAAAGCTGGGGGGCTGGGCAAGGCCCAGGGTCACCTTCATTTTGCCAGGGTCCCTTCAGGGAATGGGGAGCAGGTGGCAGTCTGCTTACCTGGAAAAGTCAGTCCCTACCCAAAGAAACCCAGGttttctcatctttgttttggggccataccgagcactgctcagggctgacttctggcggGCTTGGGTGAACCAAATGGCATGCCGGGGATCAAGTGGTTTCTCTCATATTTGTATCCCCAGGTTTGAACTGGGCCCCTGAAATATCAGTGCTTTGCGGATGCTTAAGCAAAGTTGGAAGGTTGGTTTGAAGGCCTGGGCGGGGGCTGCTGTCTTGGAGATCTTGAGGGGTAACCTTGGCCCAGATCGAAGAGGTTCCTGCACAGGTGAGGCCCACGAAAACAGTCCAGTTCCTCTGGGACACTTTCCTGCAGTTACTCCGCTGTGTTCTGCTCCTGTCCTCAGCAGGAAGGGGTGGGGATACAGCCCAGGCCCAAAGCACAACAGGGCGCAGACAGTGCCCTGCCCAGCCTCCTACTCCCAACAATCATGCAGTCACCCGCATGGCGCTTTAAGGAGagatttatttgaagaaatattacAACATATAAAAACTACATAAAGTCTTAATTAAGGGCCACGCAGACGGTGGTGCTTTTGATAAACTGCAGGATAAAAAAACCTTGAAGACCGACACAGCTGGGGCAAGGCTGGCGGCAGTGCTGGACACGCAGGACCTGCAGACAAGCTCATGGGCAACACCACACCACAGCTCTCGGGGTCCCTGTGCCTGGAGCGGGGGCGACGGGACTGGAGGGGAGGATCACACTAGTCCTTGTGAGGCTTCTCCTCGCTTTTAACTGGAGACAATGGAGACACAGCATCGTCACCGGTTTGCAGGTGGTGTGTATGAGTCCCCCAAGGTGTGACTGCACCCTGAATTGGCTGTTTAGCCCGCCCCACACCCAAGCATACCTGAGGTGCTCTCCTGCGCTTTGGCCAGCAAACAGCGCTTGATCTCCAAGCCAATGGCCTTGGCCAGGGGCGGGGGCACAGCGTTGCCGACCTGCAGAATAGGGGGTGCAGGGCTCAGCACCCACTGCCACCCACAGACCACCATGCTGTCCTCACCCATAGAGCGAGAGGGAGGCGGATTGCAGCCAGCAGGCCTGGGACAGGCGATAGGAGGTAGGTACAATGGAACCCCAATCTGTGGGACACTTGACTGAGACCAGTCCAGGGCTCTGGGGGGAcaggtccccccacccccaccccgtggCCTGATCCACCCCCATCCTCAATCCTCACCTGCCGGTGCTTGTCCAGGATGTTGCCAAAGAGCCGGTAGGAGTCGGGGAAGCCCTGGGAGCGGGCGCACTCCCGCACACTCACCACACGGTGCTGCTCGGGGTGCAGCACACGGCCCTGTTGGGGGACAGGCGCAGGACTGGCGGTGAGGGGCAGGGCCAGGCAACGATGTGGGTGGAGCATGCAGCAAGGGCAGGAGGAATGGGCATGGTGGGAGGAGCCACATGGTGTGGTGGGTGTGACATTGAGGCTTGCTCTTGGGCGTGGCCTCACACGGGCGTGGCCATAGATCCACCTGGCCCCCCCATAGGGCCACCTACCTGCTTGCCCATGGGTTCAGGGTTGGTGACAGTAGTGCTAAAGAAGCCGTCCCATTCCAGGCGCCCGTACAGTCCGGCCCAGTGGTTGTGCCTGTTGCCCGTGTGCGGCAGGCACCAGGGGATGAGCGTGTTGAACTGCCGGGCTGCAGCATCACAGGCTTTACCTGCTGCAAAAGTGGATCTCAGAAACTGCAGGGCACCCGACTCCCCCTACCCCTGGCCAGTTCCACCTGCTCCCAGGCCGCCATCCCCACCTTCACAGCATGAGCAGACGCCCCGCCGTGCCCCGGTGCTGCTGTAGCCGTTCTTGCGGTCGTGGAAGTTGTAACGCAGCTTGCGGGCCATGGTGCCGTCTGACAGGCGCACCTCGATGTTGGGCAAGTCGCGCCAGTCGGAGCCTGGCGCCAGGGGGATGTGCCGCATGCGGGCGGCCACCAGGGCACTCATGTCCTGAGGGAAGAACCAGGCTGAGCATCAGCGAGCCCAGGGTTGGGGGGAAGGGGTCCCCCAGCAGTGTCCCCAACGCCA
Protein-coding sequences here:
- the EIF3G gene encoding eukaryotic translation initiation factor 3 subunit G, with protein sequence MPTGDFDSKPSWADQVEEEGEDDKCVTSELLKGIPLAPGDTSPEPELLPGAPLPPPKEVINGNIKTVTEYKIDEDGKKFKIVRTFRIETRKASKAVARRKNWKKFGNSEYDPPGPNVATTTVSDDVSMTFITSKEDLNCQEEEDPMNKLKGQKIVSCRICKGDHWTTRCPYKDTLGPMQKELAEQLGLSTGEKEKLPGELEPMQAAQSKTGKYVPPSLRDGASRRGESMQPNRRSDDNATIRVTNLSEDTRETDLQELFRPFGSISRIYLAKDKTTGQSKGFAFISFHRREDAARAIAGVSGFGYDHLILNVEWAKPSTN